CCCGACACCCGAAGCCTATATCAAAGCAGGTGATACTATGGGCAAATATCATTTACCATGCATAGATGGACCGTAAAATATTAAGAAACAAAAGTTATTTAGGAATGAAACTTCGATAGTTAATCAGATCATTTgacttttgatttattttattttgtttttgttgttgaagcCAACATGAACATGAAAAACTGTGGAATTACACTTGAATTACACTTGAATTACACTTGAAGTCAAAGTTCAATATCTCCAAGACGGCCTAAGAATCCCTCCATGCACTGAATCTCAAACTCATTTGTGGAGTCAAAATAATATTGCTTGTCGACTTTATATGAATTCTGGGCTCTATAACGCTTGCAGTCAAGAATACAGTATTGTGGTTGGTTGTGTGATAATGTGTGTTACGTGCGTGTAGAATGCGTGTCTGTATTAATAATCAAACATCCTGGAACATTAGTATTTGAGCGTGTGCGACTGTTCCATTcagtttttttaaaaaaagaggaTTTCTGGGCTCGTTAAAAATTTTAAGTTTGATAAAAATCACGAAAGAGGCTTTTTGAAAAGGCTTGTGTGTGTTAGATGAAGAGGTTTTTCATTGAAGATTTTAATGGCAAGATTGAAAATAACAAAgctcacttaaaaaaaaaatgttagacaAGGACTAGACGTTTTAGATGAAATACAGCATTTTCACATCTGTGCAAGATGTATAGGATGGAGATCATCAAAAGTTGCAGAGAATTGTAGTGGTGAATTGCTAGTAGTTGCTGGGTATACGTGTATTGACTACCATATAAACGtccttgtatgaaaaaaaaaaaacacgtagcATTAGTTCTTTCCCAGTAAGTCCGACAAActcaaaacaataataattataataataataatatacagggtacttataatgcgccaattTCACATAAAACTAAAGTGATCACGGCGCATACAGTTATAGAAAAAGTGAGTTATGAAgtacaaaaatccttacacaaacctgcacatgaaaatgaatgaaacaataataatgatggaaaaaaattataatatacaattctactggaaagCGGTTACAAACAAAATGAGTCTTAAGGGCAATtttaaaggagtcaacattcgaaatgtgacggatagcttgaggcaactgattccatAGGTGAGGTCCAGCATGTGCAACTGACCGATCCCcatgatttcttcatttttggaaCAACAGGCAATCGACAATCGGATGATCTTACATCTGGGAAGATTATAAAATGTCAGcaaattaacattgtactctggggcagatccgcgtatgcaatgaaaaacaaacaataatgatttaaatacaATTCGAGATTCGACGGGTAACCAATGCAATGAGGACAAAACAGGGGTAATGTGAGTATTTCTCCTGGTAAGGGTAACAATGCGAGATGCTGAATTTTGCACTTTTTGTAACCGTGAAAGTTGAGATTCATGGTAGCTGAAATAGGAGTGCATTACCAAAGTCAAGTCGGGACGATTATAAGAggatggacttttttttttttttttgaacgagTTAAATAGGTTATACTTGCGAATAATGCCTAAATTGCGTATAGCCTACCTCACGGATTTATACAGACAGCAGAGATCTGAACAGACATGGACATTGTAGAATCATAATACTTCAAGATTTATACACGATTTAGATGGAACAATAACcacatcattattatattcaaACCATGAGAGTAAATCCGTACCGAGGAATCATGAGGGTTGATCGGCAATATTAGTCACAGCCTACAGGCCTACACCAGCACGAGTACAAACCCATATTGTATACACGCACGGGTATAAGCCTATTCATAACACCCCGgaccttcccctgaccctaaccctcttttttttttaacctaatCATAACCCTAACCTAAACTCTAGCCCTAAACCTAAACCCTAAAATGGGCAGGAAGACATTTAGAGACGTTCTCATGCTGAATGTATGATCAGAGAAGATGTAATGGGCCTATTTCACTGCCTGCAGCACTATATTCCTTCACTCAGGGTCCAGACTGGGATTTCTACAGATGCCATGGACATATCTGAAAGATGTTGGGAAAGATTTGTAAACTACCCCTAATTAGAAatatttcaggggggggggtgataaaAGACTCcctattttttaaagaataaagtaggggattttttttttctctccgaGCTGAGCCCCGAAAATATACCCCTTTCCCGAAAAATCGGGAACGCGCATGCGGTACGGATGACCACCTGAGGGGGTATATAAGGCCTAGGCAATAGACCTATTCGGCCTTAAAACCAACAACTTATGTTggccgtatttttttttttttttcgggggaggggggaggagagaaACTTCCAAATACtagtataaaaagaaaaaaaaaaatgatgcaataggTAATATGCAACACATTCAAAACATACCTTTGGAACACTCTCCCTACTCACATTCAGACCTCCACCTCCGTTGACATCTTCAAAAAGAAACTTAAAACTCATTTATTTTTAGAGCAGAATCAATGATTATGTAGGCCCTGTATGCATTTGTACAAGCTTTACATTTGTTATTCTAAGctgatttgtatgtttgtttgtttggttgtttgtgtgGTTGTTTAGCATTGTAAAGCGCTTCGAAACGTGTTGTATTAAGCGCtaaataaatatttcatattattattattattattattatacctaAAGAAATTTTGGGCAAGAACCTGTAAGATCGATGACTATAACCCTGATGAAGTTTTCAAATGTCCATGTACTCCAGCTGCACAGAGCCTATCACATTGAAAGTAATCATCCTTATTGGCACAGAGGGGGCAAATAAGTTTGGTAAATATCACGCCTAAAATTAACTTTGAGCCCACTTCCAAGGTATGATTTCCAAGGTAAGTAAAATGTATGAATGAGTCAGGTGCATTGCTATAAAATGTCTACACATAGATCAACTAACAAAACTGATGTCCATTTGtgcatcctcctcctcctcctcctcccccttccggCCCCCGTTGGGTCTGAAATAAACATCAGGAGGGGGGGGCAACATTACCCAAACCGAAGAGAATAAAATGAGTGGCAGTCAATGTCACTGATATTGATATTACAACGTACTAGAGACATTAGTGTGGTACTGTAATGCAGTGTGAGAGAACTCTTTGGTGTTTTCcgaagagattttccccagtgactggtgttttcataattcacgcCCCCTGCGTTTGATTTGCGCACAGCAATAGGCAACATGGCTGCTTCCATGATAGCTCGACGTGCGCTGGTACTGCTGTCCCGTCAAGCAAGTCGCTCGTCGTGTTTGCATGTCTGCCGTCATCCCAGTCAAATAACAGCTCCATCATGCAGACTGTATTCTGACAAAGTTTTAGAAGGAATGGGGGAATATGTCGAGGAAGAGGAAGAGTACGACATTTCTCTCCTTGACGAACCCTTCGCCAGACTTCCCACAGAGCACCCGCCGTGGAGACAAACTCGGGGCTGGTACGCGAGGCAGTATGCTACTCACGGGAAGGCGTCCGGGGTTGATCCGGCCATCATGTGGCCGACCAAAGAGGAGCTATGTAAACTGAAAGAGGAAGAAGCAATCTACTTCCAGAGTCTCCAAGAAATGCAAGCAGAACTAGCCGCTGAGAAGCGAGAAGCAGATTTGGCAGAACTTAAGAGGTTCGTTCATAGAATCTAATCATATCTAGATCAATGTCTATTCTTGACCGACAAGTAGGGTAGATCTAAGTAAGGCTAAGGCCCATTGTGttaagggcaccagtattcggtcagcccCCGTTATTCGGTCACTTACATTGCATCATTGATCATgcttatcactagtcaccagccagtaagttcaactgtcacaacacacgcaaatcacattaattcacatacttgcacactcattcacaacaggaaactcccttagcttagccccctccaaaaatccatccaaaatcccaaattttactgtcaaaagtgcagaatcggcgttACTTTCCGAAAGCGCACTTGGATAaagcccagttttaagagtacgggtcgccgaaaaagtgctaaaaatcaagaaatacgtcgttctctcgcgggatttttcgcCTATCGCAAGCTTcgagtgtaatggtatcctcaaaaacgcaaaagaaaaacaaaatttccgtacgtgccgatacagtgtcccaatgtacaagggttgaatgcaagtgccgaagCCCCAGTATTTGGTCACTAACGGTTGCGGCAAcatccccgatgcaattttgcgccaacaaggtagcgcgcgcgcacatttttcagctgctttgaacacgcattgactttgaacgcggacatcgcgtgaccgaatactggtgccagTGACCGTAtgctggggaattttcaaggtgaaatattttgggattttgtgcaattctgtgagatatttaacaaaatgaaagttgagattaaagaaatttgatatatttcacatacattgctgtagatatgatgtaagtatgtattattttagtttgaaaaatattgcaaaaaagcttaagtgaccgaatactggggatgttaccctatgTCTAaggcgaaaaacttctcatttataataatgacatttgctgggtcagttgtTCGCTTCTTAGACAGACACCATTGATACATACGCCATTGCGATGGTTTCCACCGTTGTGGTGGAAACGCAACTTCGACCCAGTTCCCCCTCATAaaaatggttattattattctttccaGCTTGGTTTTCGAACGAATCTGGAAAAAAATATAGGCCTGTATAGGGTCTACAACAGGAACTGTGTTTTCACCttagacatacttgtcggtcaaTGTCTATTCGTACTCAGTCGAGTGCAGTATTTCAGCttaaatctttaaaatttttcaaattcaaagttttacCTACAGACCACAGTGTATCCTGATTTTGATCAGTGTCAATAGAGTAGCTTGTACAGtgagtaaaagcagcaaatAATTGAAAGTGATGTGAATTGATAATGCTAGAATAGTAGAAAACATAAAGCAAAAATGCCAAGGTTCGACCTCCCCATGCCAAAATTCAACCGCACACAAATGCATAGGATTCACATGTAGCAGACGTTTAATGGTCAAATCATCATGGACAGCTTGCTTTAAAGGTAACAAAAAGATGCACTATAGGATATTAAATACAGTGTTGTAAACGTATAGATCTAGTGCAGTGTAAAAGACTACAACTGAATAGTCGTGTCTGGATGTGATGCTGATGACAGCGATGTCCGGTCAACATTGCCTGTAACAAACCAGAGGCAGACATGTGATTGCTATTTTAAGTATAGACCATAAGATGTTGTAGTTTGGAATGATAGTGTGGGGGTAGCATGTAAAGCTATGTGATGTCATATTATCCTGATGCTGCAAAATGTTTTCTATCAAACTAGATCAGATATAGGGCCTAATGGTTTATTCACAGCTCAGTGGTCTTTTTAAAGTGGTTTTGAAATTACACAATAGACGTTGAAAAAAAGGTTCTGAAAAGCAGTGCTAAGAAATAGAAACAttgaaagcccccccccccccccccccgtagtttcTTGAATAAGATCATATAACCTTTAGATTcctgtatttttgtatgaagaCTACCTAAACTTGGTGACTCTTAGTTGATCCCAGTAACATGTTCATCAATCTGGCtctattacagggagaaaatgATTGCAGCCAACATGGCCAAGATGCCCCAGATGATTGCAGATTACCGCAAGAAGGTCCAGGAGCACAAAGACCAGCTGGAGGCCCAGCAGGCCAAGCGGGCCAAGCTGCTGGCCATGGCCAAGGAAAAGCTGGGGTACGCCATCGACCCCCGCAGCCCTCGCTTCAAGCAGATGGTGGAGGAGATTGAGGCCGAGGAGAAGAAGCGGAGGAAAGAGTTGAAGAAGAGGGGCATTAAAGTATGACGACCGCTCCAGTACTGGGCAAATGGACAACAGTCGTATGTTGACATGATTCGTACGTTCATGACCTGAACCTGGAGGGCCATGTGGGACCACCCAAGCCACCTCAACGAGGGCCCAGTGATGAGAAGTGTGTCAATGACCTAGGACAAGGTTTCTGATGTGGACATGAAAGCTTCAGGATATTGAGATACAGGGAGCCTAGCTATAATAAGCTGCTTGGTACTACTGAAATTTCCTTGTTATATTGGGCATCTCGTTATATCAGGGATAAAGTACCGTAATACAATATGAAAGAAATGGGACCTACAAAATCACTTCTTCATATCAGGTATCTTGCTACAATGTCTAACTTTGCTATTACGAGGTTtcactgtacagtgtactcctgttatagtaaacacggttataacgaaattccagttacaatgaagtaaaaattcaggcgcGACGTTATCCACACTgtgcttttttattgtttatttgttcggttataatggtattgcgatataacaaaagaaaactgccggtcccgggacttcattataatgggagtccactgtataataAATGCTTGTAATGATTACGATCTGGTTATTAGGCTCACTGTGTCTGAAAGATCAAAGGATATGAATGGTTTTAGGGGAGCACAACTCTGATGAACATGTGCAAGGAAGACCAGTATAGGAGACTAACAGACCAGAAGGGGACAGTTCATCACCATTGATGTCTTGGCAGCTGCATGTCACAGATATCAATATCAGTATGGCTGACAAGTGCCACCAAAGCTGTTACATGTGAAAAGGATGATACTGCTGATGATGCTGTTGGTTTTATTGAACTCTTACAGTATTAAAAGCCTCCAATGTAAGAACTTGTTGATGCCAACTTATtcagttatttttgttttattctgtttggagaaatcatcatcatcatcagtgaaggtctttttttccccatttagTGAGGTAGGACAGGTCATTGCCTTttgaaacccattgaggatgagctgattttgcggTAACTTGCGTTCTCATGgacacctgccctagtatactcggtagtagtcttcaacgggttaatggctCTCCTCGATATCCTGTCTGGATCTGCTGAGGCTAAGAGTCTTTTCTCTCCTGGCCACATGCCCACACCATCTCGGCCTGCTCTGCCTCATTACTTGTCCTATCCATACCAGGCTCATTGACTGGAGGGCATctccatttttctttctatcacaCGGTGATGTCCTGCACATCCATCCATCTGTTGGGTTGATGTGGGTGAAATCTTAGGGAAATTATCTCAAATTAAAATACAGATCTATAATGAAGGTCACTCAGCAGTAAAACTTAGTCATCAATTCATTCAAACAGTTTTGAGTTTTTATCAGTGTCAGGTGGTTGAAATGTCTAATGTgcctttttagctcacctgagccaaaggctcaagtgagctattgcgatcgcccttcgtccggcgtccatcgtgcgtcgtccggcgtccgtcgtgcgtaaactttttacattttcatcttcttcttgaaaaccccaagaccgattttcatcaaacttggcaggtagcatccctagggggttaggaactcaatttgttaaaatgggcaccatgccccacccagggggcccccaaggggacccaaacccccaaaattaaggaatctgtaaaaatcttcttctctggaaccagaagtgatagagctaagttaatactatgagttagtacattgatgactatagtttcaagtttgttcatggcagaatcaggggtgccccccttgggacccaggggagggggtcgggaggggtcctaatggggcctaaattgtacattttcatcttcattcttcttgagaaccccatgacccattttcaccaaacttggcaggtagcatccctagggggttaggatctcattttgttaaaatgggcaccatgccccacccagggggcccccaggggggcccaaaccccccccccaaaaaaaaaaaaaaaaaatgaaggaatctttaaaaatcttctctaagataagctaagataatactatgagtgagtacattaatgactgaagtttcaagtttgttcatggcagatccaggggtgcccctcttgggggcggggggggaggggggggggggggtttgggaaggtccaaatgggggcctgaattgtacattttcatcttcttcctgaaaacctcatgatggattttcgtcaaacttggcaggtagcatccctagggggtcaggatctcaatttatcaaagtgggcaccatgccccacccagtgggccccagggggcccaaacccccccccccccaaaaaaaaaaataaaaaaaatgaaggaatctttaaaaatcttctctaagataagctaagataatactatgagtgagtacattaatgactgtagtttcaagtttgttcatagcagatccaggggtgcccctcttgggggcaggggggggggggggggagggttgggaaggtccaaatgggggcctgaattgtacattttcatcttcttcctgaaaacctcatgatggattttcgtcaaacttggcaggtagcatccctagggggtcaggatctcaatttatcaaagtgggcaccatgccccacccagtgggccccaggggcccccaatgcccccaaattaaggaatctttaaaaattttggcccttattgtacattttcatgttctacttgagaatgcctggtcaaattttagtaaagctgtgaataatttagattagtgactgcgtgaaaggtgaacttgcgatactcaggtgagcgctagacccgcgggtctcttgtttagaTTGGCAattgaatactgtatatgccatatattttgcaagtggttaaattcgcgatcgaggagtcttgtactgaacggagaaatgcacatccacatcgggatcagagtcaatattttcgcatgtctttaattttgcgaattgcaccttactcacgaaattcgtgaaaatagacacctcgcgaaatattcgacGTATACAGTACTGtttttgcgagtctaaattttcacaaatcaaGACTTTCTGACGAGTTTGTgaatggttaaatttgcgatcgtggagtcctgtactgaaggGAGAAATGTGTAtccgtacgtcacattcatatcaggaccAGAGTCcatattttatgcattttttttttttgatttcgcgaatagcagcagACTcgcgaaatgcatgaaaataaaatcctcGCAAAATCTTTGGGGTATACAGTACATTTTGCAACAGGATGTGTGATGCTGTAATCTCCTGGTCTTCGTTGCTACTGAATACCGTATGtatcccccaaaaaaattacaatgggaccctccgcaatgataacttaaaaaatagtgaatcaatccaaatactaTTTCAGGGTACAAAACTATAACTCactgcccacatcttacagaaaaccccattcaatttgcttca
This sequence is a window from Diadema setosum chromosome 13, eeDiaSeto1, whole genome shotgun sequence. Protein-coding genes within it:
- the LOC140236767 gene encoding uncharacterized protein, which codes for MIARRALVLLSRQASRSSCLHVCRHPSQITAPSCRLYSDKVLEGMGEYVEEEEEYDISLLDEPFARLPTEHPPWRQTRGWYARQYATHGKASGVDPAIMWPTKEELCKLKEEEAIYFQSLQEMQAELAAEKREADLAELKREKMIAANMAKMPQMIADYRKKVQEHKDQLEAQQAKRAKLLAMAKEKLGYAIDPRSPRFKQMVEEIEAEEKKRRKELKKRGIKV